GCGGCACGCGCGGTTGCGATTCCGCTCGATCGGCAGGTGCTGCACATCCTGCCGCAGCAATTTGCCGTCGACGACCAGGAAGGTGTGCGCGAGCCGATCGGGATGGCGGGCGTGCGGCTCGAGGCCCGGATTCATATCGTCACGGCCGCGCAGAGCTACGGACAGAACCTCAACAAGTGCTGCGAGCGCGCGGGCGTGACGCCGGCCGAGATGGTCTTCGAGCCGCTGGCCTCGGCTGAGGCGGCGCTGTTTCCAGAAGAGCGCGAGCTCGGCGTCGCGCTGATCGATATCGGCGGCGGCACGACCGATATCGTCGTGTTTCATGGTGGCGCCGTGATGCATACCGCGGTGCTGCCGCTCGGCGGCAATCATCTGACGAGCGACGTGGCCGCCGGACTGCGCACGCCGATCTCGGATGCGGAGCGGCTCAAAATCAGTTACGGCGTGGCGACGAATTTGATCGTTCGCCGCGATGAAATGGTTCAGGTGCCGGGCGTCGGCGGGCGAGAGCCCCGTATCATCGCCCGGCGAATCCTCGGCGAGATAATCGAGCCGCGGATGGAAGAAATTTTCTCGATGGTCCAGCGCGAGCTGATGCGCTCGGGTGTGGCGGACAGTCTGGCTTCGGGGGTCGTGCTGGTCGGAGGCACGTCGTTGCTCGAAGGCACGCAGGAGCTGGCCGAACGGGTGTTCGGTTTGCCGGTGCGGCGCGGACTGCCGATCAACCTGAAAGGGATGCCCGAGGAGTTGATGAAACCCATGTACACGACGGTGGCCGGCCTCCTGCTCTACCAAAATGGCGGCGGCCGTATCGTGAGCAACGGGATCGCGCGGTTCGGCAAAATCGGCCGGCTCCGCGCC
This genomic stretch from Candidatus Binataceae bacterium harbors:
- the ftsA gene encoding cell division protein FtsA; its protein translation is MRNLLTGLDIGTSKVCALVGESLSDGSLAVLGHGVAPCSGLRKGVVVNIEATVDAIRAAIEEAEKSSGVRIGAAVAGVAGPHIRGLNSHGIVAVRGGEVGARDVDRVIDAARAVAIPLDRQVLHILPQQFAVDDQEGVREPIGMAGVRLEARIHIVTAAQSYGQNLNKCCERAGVTPAEMVFEPLASAEAALFPEERELGVALIDIGGGTTDIVVFHGGAVMHTAVLPLGGNHLTSDVAAGLRTPISDAERLKISYGVATNLIVRRDEMVQVPGVGGREPRIIARRILGEIIEPRMEEIFSMVQRELMRSGVADSLASGVVLVGGTSLLEGTQELAERVFGLPVRRGLPINLKGMPEELMKPMYTTVAGLLLYQNGGGRIVSNGIARFGKIGRLRARLSDWVRDFF